Proteins encoded within one genomic window of Chthonomonas sp.:
- a CDS encoding histidine triad nucleotide-binding protein, with protein MATLFTRIIQREIPAEIVYEDDHVVAFRDINPQAPVHIVLVPRAEISGVAEVPDSGDHMYLLNAARKVAEAEGLTAGYRLVINQGADGGQTVDHLHMHLLGGRSLTWPPG; from the coding sequence ATGGCCACTCTCTTTACGCGCATTATCCAGCGGGAAATTCCCGCAGAGATCGTGTACGAAGACGACCACGTCGTTGCGTTCCGCGATATCAACCCCCAGGCTCCCGTACACATCGTCCTCGTTCCCCGCGCCGAGATTTCCGGCGTCGCCGAAGTCCCCGATTCCGGCGACCACATGTACCTGCTCAATGCCGCTCGAAAAGTCGCCGAGGCAGAAGGCCTTACGGCCGGATACCGACTGGTGATCAACCAAGGCGCGGACGGGGGGCAGACCGTCGATCACTTACACATGCACCTGCTCGGCGGTCGCAGCTTGACGTGGCCCCCAGGCTAG
- the serC gene encoding 3-phosphoserine/phosphohydroxythreonine transaminase, with protein MSQPYERVYNFSAGPCTLPVAVLEQVRDDLINYKGTGKSVMEMSHRSKAYEAIIAQTEADLRTLMGIPEAYKVLFLQGGASLQFTMLANSFLPAGKTAEYIVTGTWGKKAVEAAQLVGNVKVVFDAKADNYNHAPHLTDLNLSAYAAYVHFTSNETIQGVDFFADPAVAGRVICDASSNILSRPMDVSKYCMLYAGAQKNMGPAGVTVVIMHEDLIREAPTGLAPMLDYRLQSENGSMYNTPPCFSIYVMGLVYQWTLAQGGLTAMAKHNAAKAGLLYDAIEASGGFYEAHAKPANRSHMNVTFTLPSDDLTDAFIKAAKENKFEELKGHRSVGGCRASIYNAFPTEGCEELARFMREFASANG; from the coding sequence ATGAGTCAGCCTTACGAACGCGTCTATAACTTCTCCGCTGGGCCCTGCACACTGCCGGTTGCGGTGTTGGAACAGGTGCGCGACGACCTGATCAATTACAAGGGCACCGGTAAGAGTGTCATGGAAATGAGCCACCGTAGCAAAGCCTACGAGGCGATTATCGCGCAGACCGAGGCGGACCTACGAACGCTCATGGGCATCCCGGAGGCGTACAAGGTGCTGTTCCTCCAGGGGGGTGCAAGCCTGCAGTTCACCATGCTCGCGAACAGTTTCCTCCCCGCTGGTAAGACCGCCGAGTACATCGTCACCGGAACTTGGGGCAAGAAGGCCGTCGAAGCCGCCCAGTTGGTCGGCAACGTAAAGGTGGTTTTCGATGCCAAGGCGGACAACTACAACCACGCGCCACATCTCACCGATTTGAACCTGAGCGCCTACGCCGCGTACGTCCATTTCACGAGCAACGAAACGATCCAGGGGGTCGATTTCTTTGCCGATCCTGCGGTCGCTGGCCGCGTGATTTGCGACGCGAGCTCCAATATCCTCAGTCGCCCGATGGACGTCAGCAAGTACTGCATGCTGTACGCAGGTGCGCAAAAGAATATGGGACCGGCGGGCGTCACCGTCGTGATCATGCACGAGGACCTCATTCGCGAAGCACCGACCGGGCTGGCACCGATGCTGGACTACCGACTGCAGTCCGAGAACGGATCGATGTACAACACGCCGCCCTGCTTCAGCATTTACGTGATGGGGCTGGTTTACCAATGGACTCTCGCTCAGGGTGGCCTCACCGCCATGGCCAAGCACAACGCCGCCAAGGCCGGACTGCTCTACGACGCCATTGAAGCCTCGGGCGGGTTCTACGAAGCCCACGCGAAGCCCGCGAATCGGAGCCACATGAACGTGACCTTCACCCTTCCGAGCGATGATCTGACGGATGCCTTCATCAAGGCTGCGAAGGAGAACAAATTCGAAGAGCTGAAGGGGCACCGGAGCGTTGGTGGATGCCGAGCCAGCATCTATAACGCGTTTCCGACCGAGGGATGCGAGGAGCTAGCCAGGTTCATGCGGGAGTTCGCCAGCGCGAACGGATAA